One Alteromonas sp. KC3 DNA segment encodes these proteins:
- a CDS encoding DUF2750 domain-containing protein, which produces MSDLHPLLEKNAFQRLEASLATIKKEQKLFILKDEHGCVMLTTDEEDGVPVWPDAELALLWATDDWEHCEAMELSSEEFLTKWVPGMTQDELMVIVCPVPAEEGEVITPEEFAEYL; this is translated from the coding sequence ATGTCTGATTTACACCCGTTGCTTGAAAAGAATGCGTTTCAGCGTTTGGAAGCGAGCTTGGCGACTATCAAAAAAGAACAAAAGTTATTTATCCTTAAAGACGAGCATGGCTGCGTCATGCTTACAACAGACGAAGAAGATGGTGTGCCGGTATGGCCAGATGCTGAACTGGCTCTACTATGGGCGACGGATGATTGGGAACATTGCGAGGCCATGGAGCTTTCTAGTGAGGAATTTCTTACTAAGTGGGTTCCCGGTATGACTCAAGACGAGCTTATGGTTATCGTCTGCCCAGTTCCTGCTGAAGAAGGTGAGGTGATAACCCCCGAAGAATTCGCAGAATATTTGTAA
- a CDS encoding LysR family transcriptional regulator translates to MDIRFLTTFIEVAKTRHFGKAAENLYLTQSAVSARIKLLEEYFHTTLFIRQRNSIQLTQSGEKLLPYAKQLCSTLNEAKQELQIQSSEYVVCGATQLASELLLPKMLSHLHSRFPDWSVKAEVLTLDSLSRQLHERVTDIAFSSEPLKSEEVNSEVMLEKTLALYRVGEVSSEVEAQDFVAIDWGTKARDWLLTAYPQLRDAKLRTNSLNLAINNLTSEGGVAVLPVGVESQFPKNAKVTLLQTLDSISFSVYVHTMKQVRRVGLPEIIESVTQHH, encoded by the coding sequence ATGGATATACGCTTTCTCACCACCTTTATAGAGGTGGCTAAAACTCGTCATTTTGGCAAAGCCGCTGAAAATTTATATCTTACTCAATCTGCGGTAAGTGCAAGAATTAAACTTCTTGAAGAGTACTTTCATACTACGCTATTTATTCGACAGCGAAACAGTATTCAACTGACTCAGTCGGGTGAGAAGTTACTCCCTTATGCAAAACAACTTTGTTCGACATTAAATGAGGCAAAACAAGAGCTTCAAATTCAGTCGTCTGAATATGTGGTGTGTGGTGCTACACAGTTAGCTAGTGAGTTGCTTCTTCCTAAAATGCTAAGCCACCTTCACAGTCGCTTTCCAGATTGGTCAGTCAAAGCTGAAGTACTCACGTTAGACTCCTTGTCTAGACAATTGCACGAGCGTGTAACTGATATTGCGTTTTCTAGTGAGCCGTTAAAATCCGAAGAAGTTAACAGCGAGGTCATGCTAGAAAAAACACTTGCGCTTTATCGAGTAGGCGAAGTATCGAGTGAAGTGGAAGCGCAAGATTTTGTCGCTATAGATTGGGGGACCAAAGCGCGTGATTGGCTCTTAACTGCCTATCCCCAGTTAAGAGATGCTAAGTTGCGCACTAACTCTTTAAACTTGGCTATCAATAACTTGACGAGTGAGGGCGGTGTAGCTGTGCTGCCGGTGGGGGTAGAGTCTCAATTTCCAAAAAATGCGAAAGTTACTTTACTGCAAACACTAGACAGCATTTCATTTAGTGTCTATGTACATACCATGAAACAAGTAAGGCGAGTTGGATTGCCTGAAATCATTGAAAGCGTTACCCAACATCATTAA
- the maoP gene encoding DUF413 domain-containing protein: MKSLAIRLSVKPFIDRLKFPYGFRKSGDFSITEADLLTKYGKTLLGLESGELSPESDDESHFVDFISGKVPAENSVEKAWTKYVRLARGKKHFYTLHSSASNQSDFDDDYTDEEFDVA; this comes from the coding sequence ATGAAAAGTTTAGCTATTCGACTCTCAGTAAAACCATTTATCGATCGTCTTAAGTTCCCTTATGGCTTTCGAAAGTCTGGTGACTTTAGTATTACAGAAGCAGACTTGCTAACGAAATATGGAAAAACCTTATTGGGCCTTGAAAGTGGAGAACTTAGTCCTGAAAGCGACGACGAAAGTCATTTCGTTGACTTTATAAGCGGTAAAGTCCCCGCTGAGAATAGTGTAGAAAAAGCATGGACGAAGTATGTTCGCCTTGCTAGAGGCAAAAAGCATTTTTACACGCTTCACAGTAGCGCAAGTAATCAGTCTGATTTTGATGATGATTATACAGATGAAGAGTTTGATGTGGCTTGA
- a CDS encoding PRC-barrel domain-containing protein has product MITSSKQLTHYAIHATDDKIGGVRDILFDDETYTVRYLVADTNTWLPLSRKVVISPISVVNLDTENNSVYIDMTVETLKNSPSIDEHKPVSREYEENLFKYFGYGYYWIGPGAWGEFAHPNELVELQHAEEQQQQSEKQENHLRACGEVVGYEVATKSDNVGHISNFIIDNASWKIVAIVVDTNNWLPGGKHLALLPKDINEIDWAAHHVSVSLTHDELLERPEIDQDRLAETGYIDALCKEISNVSQ; this is encoded by the coding sequence ATGATCACCAGTTCAAAACAACTTACCCATTACGCTATCCATGCCACTGATGACAAAATTGGCGGAGTACGCGACATACTTTTCGATGATGAAACATACACCGTAAGATATCTCGTCGCAGATACAAACACTTGGCTTCCCCTTAGCCGAAAAGTTGTTATCTCACCAATATCAGTTGTCAATCTCGATACAGAAAACAATAGTGTGTATATCGATATGACAGTAGAAACGCTAAAGAATAGTCCCTCTATCGACGAGCACAAGCCCGTTTCAAGAGAGTATGAAGAAAACCTCTTTAAGTATTTTGGTTACGGCTATTATTGGATTGGCCCAGGCGCATGGGGAGAGTTTGCTCATCCAAATGAACTGGTTGAACTGCAACACGCTGAAGAACAACAGCAACAGAGCGAAAAACAAGAGAATCATCTAAGAGCATGTGGCGAAGTTGTTGGTTATGAGGTGGCTACCAAAAGCGACAATGTAGGTCACATAAGCAATTTCATTATTGACAACGCTAGTTGGAAAATTGTCGCTATTGTAGTTGATACCAATAATTGGCTGCCCGGTGGTAAACACCTTGCACTACTACCGAAAGATATCAACGAAATTGACTGGGCTGCACATCATGTTTCTGTTTCACTTACCCATGACGAACTACTCGAAAGGCCAGAGATCGATCAAGATAGGTTGGCAGAGACAGGTTATATTGATGCACTGTGCAAAGAGATAAGCAATGTCTCTCAGTAA
- a CDS encoding ArsR/SmtB family transcription factor codes for MSEDRVIGSDNMMEHASEAEIFLKQFANKTRLMVLCSLLKEEKSVTELLDVVSVSQPVISQHLALLRESKMVATRRDGQTIYYRLADERVKRLIALMYEFFCE; via the coding sequence ATGTCCGAGGATAGGGTTATTGGTTCAGACAATATGATGGAGCATGCATCAGAAGCTGAGATTTTTCTTAAGCAATTCGCCAACAAAACACGTTTAATGGTGTTGTGCTCTTTGCTTAAGGAAGAAAAGTCGGTCACGGAGTTACTTGATGTGGTTAGCGTGTCTCAACCTGTCATCTCCCAGCACCTAGCATTGCTTCGTGAATCAAAAATGGTGGCGACCAGAAGAGACGGTCAAACCATCTACTACCGTTTAGCCGATGAGCGGGTTAAGCGTCTTATCGCACTTATGTATGAATTTTTCTGCGAATAA
- a CDS encoding rhodanese-like domain-containing protein, with translation MLIDLKSRIENIEYDLRMVTAQQASQEIQQNKGLLIDVREPGEVSSQPVSAAINIPRGVLEMKMLEQVKEASTPIYLHCASGMRAKLAAEQLINIGYENVSVVTCPITDINQADI, from the coding sequence ATGCTAATAGATTTGAAATCACGTATTGAGAACATTGAATACGACTTAAGAATGGTCACTGCACAACAAGCTTCGCAAGAAATACAGCAAAACAAAGGACTATTGATAGATGTGAGGGAACCCGGCGAAGTCAGCAGCCAGCCAGTTTCAGCTGCCATCAATATTCCTCGAGGCGTGCTTGAAATGAAAATGCTAGAACAAGTCAAAGAAGCGTCAACACCAATATATCTTCATTGTGCATCGGGTATGCGCGCTAAGCTGGCAGCAGAGCAACTAATTAATATTGGTTATGAGAATGTGAGTGTTGTGACATGCCCTATCACAGACATCAACCAAGCTGACATTTGA
- a CDS encoding LysR family transcriptional regulator produces MLKSTLEQWRMFKAVVDAGGFNQAAAEVHKSQSSVHHAVQKLENAIGVVLFENEGRKVKLSPQGELMYRRASFLLNEAQKLEAVASSLQSGTETTLRIAVDIIFPSELLYNVLAKVSAEFPLLRIEIEETVLSGANALLNDGKVDLGISPFVFPTGFSEDLCEIEFVAVAHVDHPLHQLNRTLTLEDLKAHRQIVVRDSSAERKADVGWLGAEQRWTVGHVRTSLDIIAQGLGFAWLPIAIIQEELDNGTLLPLPLDNNAALRKALLYLSFEDGDSLGPAARAFMGELRYQTMNLPSSDFIHDT; encoded by the coding sequence ATGCTTAAGTCAACGTTAGAGCAATGGCGCATGTTCAAAGCAGTGGTTGATGCCGGAGGGTTTAACCAAGCTGCAGCAGAAGTACACAAGAGCCAGTCTAGTGTGCACCATGCCGTACAAAAACTAGAAAACGCCATAGGTGTTGTGCTGTTTGAAAATGAAGGAAGAAAGGTCAAACTGTCCCCTCAGGGCGAACTCATGTATCGCCGCGCCTCGTTTTTACTGAATGAAGCGCAAAAACTTGAAGCAGTTGCCAGTAGTCTGCAATCGGGTACTGAAACAACATTGCGTATTGCAGTTGACATTATTTTCCCTTCTGAGCTTTTGTATAACGTGCTAGCGAAGGTATCAGCTGAATTTCCTTTGCTCAGAATTGAGATTGAAGAAACTGTGTTAAGTGGCGCAAATGCACTGCTTAATGATGGCAAAGTTGACTTAGGGATCTCACCATTTGTTTTTCCCACAGGGTTTAGCGAAGACTTGTGTGAAATAGAATTTGTTGCTGTCGCGCATGTCGACCACCCACTGCACCAGCTCAATAGAACACTGACTTTGGAAGATTTAAAAGCACACAGACAAATTGTAGTTCGAGATTCGTCTGCTGAACGCAAAGCTGATGTGGGCTGGTTGGGTGCCGAGCAACGCTGGACGGTAGGCCATGTTCGAACGTCTCTTGATATCATTGCACAAGGCTTGGGATTTGCTTGGCTCCCTATCGCTATTATTCAAGAAGAGTTGGACAACGGAACCTTGTTACCCCTCCCCCTAGACAATAACGCGGCACTGCGCAAAGCGTTGCTGTACCTGTCATTTGAGGACGGTGACTCGCTAGGCCCCGCAGCAAGGGCATTTATGGGTGAACTTCGTTATCAGACCATGAATCTTCCGTCTAGTGATTTCATTCACGACACATGA
- a CDS encoding exopolysaccharide biosynthesis protein, which translates to MWAKTAVRSMTLYEMLGKMQPRRKQDVFEFGEFWDVMEKRGFGPMLALPSFIACTPIGAIPGVPSIAGVTILLISLQILLGRRHPWLPQKVMELECEADQLRVIVEKVKPYAVRVDRFLVPRCFFMRQTVFRSLIALCCVGCGLVMIPLELIPFMGLIPAFAVFIMAIGMAADDGAVALIGVSISLFGFVLGGEQLAAIIA; encoded by the coding sequence ATGTGGGCGAAAACAGCAGTAAGATCAATGACGTTGTACGAGATGCTTGGAAAAATGCAGCCTCGTCGCAAACAAGACGTTTTTGAGTTTGGCGAATTTTGGGACGTGATGGAAAAGCGTGGATTCGGTCCAATGCTTGCGCTGCCATCTTTTATCGCGTGTACACCTATTGGCGCCATCCCCGGTGTCCCGTCAATCGCAGGTGTGACAATCTTACTCATCTCTTTGCAAATATTACTTGGTCGGCGTCATCCATGGTTACCACAAAAAGTAATGGAGCTAGAGTGTGAGGCAGATCAATTGCGGGTTATTGTTGAAAAAGTAAAACCGTATGCCGTCAGAGTAGATAGATTCTTAGTTCCTCGGTGCTTTTTTATGCGTCAGACCGTTTTCCGCTCGCTAATTGCTTTATGCTGCGTAGGTTGTGGTTTAGTAATGATTCCTCTGGAACTCATTCCATTTATGGGGCTAATACCTGCATTTGCGGTATTTATAATGGCAATTGGTATGGCCGCAGACGACGGTGCGGTGGCCCTTATTGGTGTATCAATATCGCTATTTGGTTTCGTTTTGGGCGGCGAGCAGCTCGCTGCTATCATCGCATAG
- a CDS encoding sigma-54-dependent transcriptional regulator — protein sequence MLTILLVDDDAEFTEVACTIIEFLGHEVLTAATLEEARSWLEKETFDHILLDFMLPDGSGAHLFNELDALPKRPRVTLITGHPSVKGVIKGLCGPNIDYLVKPIQREEIEAVLSQKPKAQVKPEDKIEKHFDLLIGESPVMKELYKLISRVSKTSANVMLLGESGVGKEVVAAAIHRASESEGPYIATNCGAFSKELIGSELFGHEKGAFTGAVGRKEGVFEQAEGGTLFLDEITEMPIDMQPNLLRVLENKVVIRVGGTKTIPVNCRVVSATNRTMEEIAQSKVLREDIYFRLAVFPITIPPLRERKEDIPLLAKTFIEEFNKDNGANFKWEESQLDTLQAYDWPGNVRELRHFVHRAAIMSDPEKQNVELPKTIESPFAQKQSTTPALQAGRTIEDVEKELIYATLDKVNGNKTMAAEMLGISTKTLYNRLHAYGDLSKDD from the coding sequence GTGCTAACTATCTTACTCGTTGATGATGACGCTGAATTTACTGAAGTGGCATGTACGATAATTGAATTTCTTGGTCACGAAGTACTGACTGCTGCTACGCTCGAAGAGGCGCGCAGTTGGTTAGAAAAAGAAACCTTCGACCACATTCTGCTCGACTTTATGCTGCCCGACGGTAGCGGCGCACACTTGTTTAATGAACTTGACGCGTTGCCGAAGCGTCCACGCGTAACGCTAATCACCGGCCACCCTTCTGTTAAAGGTGTAATCAAAGGGTTGTGCGGCCCAAATATCGATTATCTCGTCAAACCCATTCAGCGCGAAGAAATAGAAGCAGTTCTAAGCCAAAAACCCAAAGCTCAAGTAAAACCAGAAGATAAAATAGAGAAGCATTTTGACCTTCTAATTGGTGAGTCGCCAGTTATGAAGGAACTGTACAAACTGATCTCTCGAGTGAGTAAAACCAGTGCAAACGTAATGCTATTAGGTGAAAGTGGTGTAGGTAAAGAAGTGGTTGCAGCCGCCATACATCGCGCTTCAGAAAGTGAGGGGCCTTACATTGCTACCAACTGCGGTGCATTTTCAAAGGAACTGATTGGAAGCGAATTGTTCGGGCACGAGAAAGGCGCGTTTACTGGCGCAGTCGGTCGAAAGGAAGGCGTGTTTGAACAAGCAGAAGGCGGGACATTATTTCTCGATGAAATCACTGAAATGCCAATTGATATGCAGCCTAACTTGTTGCGAGTGTTAGAAAATAAGGTTGTCATTCGCGTGGGTGGAACAAAAACTATACCAGTAAATTGTAGGGTCGTTTCAGCGACAAACCGAACAATGGAAGAAATTGCCCAAAGTAAGGTGCTGCGCGAAGATATTTACTTCAGACTTGCCGTATTTCCTATCACTATTCCACCATTACGAGAGCGCAAAGAAGATATCCCGTTGCTAGCTAAAACCTTTATCGAAGAGTTTAACAAAGACAATGGTGCCAATTTTAAATGGGAAGAGTCTCAATTAGATACGCTTCAAGCCTACGATTGGCCAGGCAATGTTCGAGAATTACGCCATTTTGTTCACCGTGCCGCCATCATGAGTGACCCGGAAAAGCAAAACGTAGAACTGCCAAAAACCATAGAGTCACCTTTTGCACAAAAGCAAAGCACTACACCAGCACTGCAAGCAGGACGGACAATTGAAGACGTTGAAAAAGAGTTGATTTATGCGACGCTCGATAAAGTAAACGGCAACAAAACCATGGCAGCAGAAATGCTAGGGATCAGTACTAAAACGTTGTACAACCGTTTACACGCCTACGGCGACTTAAGCAAAGATGATTAG
- a CDS encoding sensor histidine kinase, translating to MITKLLSSLYSWIIIVVLVIVVMTANSFYVVSTLNDLSALEARLFTTNRVINAVNRLHVAVLRVESGQRGYMLTDNEDYLTDYTETLSVLTELIDEVEVSAFSSDIEEQPARISELLELTRLKINEMIEAVELTKSGANTQALALVNSDKGFKLYKRFEALFRQIDDSERDMQGTHLANLMSLRRDSVNTLIISSATTLLLIITVFLLLKINTREHEKYLDDLEKVNEQLESRIEVRTQELKIYSDELSRSNRELEDFAFVASHDLQEPLRKIRAFGNRLESGYADVIDERGKDFLARMLNAAERMSMLISDLLAFSRVSTRGKDFGDVDLNKALSSVLSDLEIAIDEKSAKVNMDQLPIIRGDRTQIEQLFLNLISNALKFQPEGVAPEVNVTCSVPDEAELAEIVMSDEFDWVKIKVADNGIGFDQSFAEKIFAPFQRLHGRTEYKGTGIGLAVCRRIVERHNGQITAQSVQGEGATFTILVPKDSEPFGSNNNGEKHNDA from the coding sequence ATGATCACCAAATTACTCTCATCCTTGTACAGTTGGATTATTATCGTTGTACTTGTGATTGTTGTGATGACCGCAAACTCGTTTTACGTGGTTAGTACGCTAAATGACTTGTCAGCACTTGAAGCTCGCTTATTTACTACTAACAGAGTGATAAATGCCGTTAACAGATTACACGTTGCCGTTCTGCGAGTGGAATCCGGCCAACGTGGCTATATGCTAACGGACAATGAAGACTATCTAACCGATTACACCGAAACGTTGAGTGTGTTAACCGAACTTATTGATGAGGTTGAGGTTAGCGCCTTCTCATCCGATATTGAAGAACAACCTGCACGTATATCAGAACTTCTTGAGCTTACGCGACTAAAAATCAATGAAATGATTGAAGCGGTTGAATTGACTAAGTCCGGTGCCAACACCCAAGCACTGGCGCTAGTTAATAGTGATAAAGGCTTTAAGCTCTACAAACGCTTTGAAGCCTTGTTTAGGCAAATCGATGACTCTGAACGAGACATGCAGGGTACGCATTTAGCAAATTTGATGAGTTTACGCAGAGACTCAGTCAATACACTGATAATTTCGTCAGCAACCACGCTCTTGTTAATCATTACAGTGTTTCTCCTACTCAAAATCAATACTCGTGAGCACGAAAAGTACCTCGATGACCTAGAAAAAGTTAATGAGCAGCTAGAATCTCGCATTGAAGTGCGTACGCAAGAGCTGAAAATATATTCAGATGAGCTTTCTCGCAGTAATAGAGAGCTTGAAGACTTTGCGTTTGTGGCCTCTCATGACCTACAAGAACCGTTGCGTAAAATCCGCGCATTCGGCAACCGGTTAGAGTCGGGATACGCCGATGTTATTGACGAAAGAGGTAAAGATTTTCTCGCTCGGATGCTAAACGCAGCAGAGCGAATGTCTATGCTCATTTCAGACCTACTGGCATTTTCACGCGTATCGACAAGAGGCAAAGACTTTGGCGACGTTGATTTAAATAAGGCACTTAGCAGCGTGCTAAGTGATTTGGAAATTGCCATTGATGAGAAGTCAGCAAAGGTCAACATGGACCAATTGCCAATCATTCGCGGCGACCGAACTCAGATAGAACAATTATTTTTGAATTTAATTTCCAACGCACTCAAATTTCAGCCCGAAGGCGTAGCGCCTGAGGTAAACGTGACGTGCTCAGTGCCTGATGAAGCAGAGCTGGCCGAGATTGTCATGTCAGATGAGTTTGACTGGGTGAAGATTAAGGTAGCTGACAATGGCATTGGTTTTGACCAGTCATTTGCTGAAAAAATATTCGCGCCATTTCAGCGCTTACACGGAAGAACTGAATATAAAGGGACGGGTATTGGTTTAGCGGTATGTCGACGCATAGTAGAAAGACATAACGGCCAAATTACCGCACAGAGCGTACAAGGAGAAGGAGCTACATTCACCATCCTAGTACCGAAAGACAGCGAGCCTTTTGGCTCTAATAATAACGGAGAAAAGCACAATGACGCGTAA
- a CDS encoding response regulator yields MTRKQTQPINILMADDDEDDRLLTVDALKESRVLNNLFCVEDGVELLEFLRHEGKYTDPAAAPRPSLILLDLNMPRKDGREALQELKNDPKLRSIPVVILTTSKEEEDMLRGYDLGCASYITKPVNFEGLVELMQALGRYWIEFVELPHE; encoded by the coding sequence ATGACGCGTAAACAGACCCAACCAATAAATATTCTTATGGCTGATGATGACGAGGACGATCGCCTACTAACAGTTGATGCACTAAAAGAAAGCCGCGTTTTAAATAACCTTTTTTGTGTTGAAGACGGTGTCGAGCTTTTAGAGTTTCTAAGACACGAAGGGAAATATACTGACCCTGCGGCAGCACCTCGCCCCTCTTTAATCTTACTTGATTTAAATATGCCAAGAAAAGATGGTCGCGAAGCGTTGCAAGAGTTAAAGAACGACCCTAAGTTGCGCAGTATTCCGGTTGTTATTCTTACCACGTCGAAAGAAGAGGAAGACATGTTGAGAGGTTACGATTTAGGTTGTGCATCGTATATTACTAAACCAGTAAATTTTGAAGGCCTTGTTGAACTAATGCAGGCACTCGGACGTTACTGGATAGAGTTTGTAGAGTTGCCACACGAGTAA
- a CDS encoding response regulator, which produces MAEVIKILLVEDDEDDYFLTSDYLANCESPKFELTWVTNSADALDVLKTHSFDLCLLDYLLGAENAIDVLGALKSNQINLPVVILTGQSDTAVDEMVMRAGAADYLQKSEIETPRFMRTIRYAMVRRDIENERLERNKIEQKNKAKDKFLAHLGHELRTPLTSILGYTELLIDDAKNQGIQQELSIIHSNGKHLLSLLNDLLDMSRIMAEKLELNVKDVNLTAFLTDIHSLMRLNAKDKGVFLDLVSDTRVPEFIKTDPTRLRQVLLNLISNAVKFTDKGSITLTVSLDESDAQSNAKLRFSVTDTGIGMPPDKLRNIFQPFEQIEDVMRANHGGAGLGLAICKELVTKLGGDIAVSSKLGEGSTFVFDIDPGDISLQPKVELILGQIAPVESGQINLQLSGRVLIVDDLREIRRLTGHLVSQSQADISFAENGVKALEAVLQADESDTPFDLVLMDIHMPVMNGIEALHALRRHGQKLPVVAVTAASRKGLRDSLIDEGFNDVIGKPIDKLALAKLLGKYLSGSHPDTFSNVEKHVSNMPIKKPYVPEDVRFTECSKAPIKSSPSSKEEVSDKAKSVLVIEDDEDAAELLQLFLTHLGNQVHVEYCGADALQLINDKQFDHVLMDLTLPDYDGYELAGLIRKAVPEATITIVSGHEANEGRMKSIGIDSALLKPVTKDDLASVLK; this is translated from the coding sequence ATGGCAGAGGTTATAAAAATTCTGTTAGTTGAGGATGACGAAGATGATTACTTCTTAACCTCTGATTATCTAGCAAATTGTGAGTCGCCTAAGTTTGAGTTAACTTGGGTGACAAACAGCGCTGATGCACTTGACGTGCTTAAGACTCACAGCTTCGATTTGTGCTTGTTAGACTACCTACTAGGTGCGGAAAATGCCATTGATGTACTTGGCGCGTTAAAATCTAATCAAATTAATTTACCCGTTGTTATATTAACTGGCCAGTCGGATACCGCCGTTGACGAAATGGTCATGCGTGCAGGGGCTGCTGACTATTTACAGAAGTCAGAAATTGAAACTCCGAGATTTATGCGCACTATTCGCTACGCTATGGTGCGTAGAGATATTGAAAACGAGCGTCTTGAACGCAATAAAATTGAGCAAAAGAACAAAGCGAAAGACAAGTTTTTGGCCCATCTAGGCCACGAATTGCGCACTCCACTCACGTCTATCCTTGGTTATACAGAACTGCTGATAGACGACGCAAAAAATCAAGGGATACAACAAGAACTCTCGATTATTCATTCCAACGGCAAACATCTACTTAGTTTGTTAAACGATCTGTTGGATATGTCGCGAATTATGGCCGAAAAATTGGAACTAAATGTAAAAGATGTCAATTTAACGGCATTTCTGACCGACATCCACTCGCTCATGCGACTCAACGCCAAAGACAAAGGTGTTTTTCTCGACCTTGTGTCAGATACTCGAGTCCCTGAATTTATAAAAACAGACCCTACTCGTTTGCGTCAAGTATTGCTAAACCTAATCTCTAATGCAGTTAAGTTTACTGATAAAGGGAGTATTACGCTGACTGTTTCGTTAGACGAAAGCGATGCACAATCAAACGCTAAGCTGCGCTTTTCGGTTACAGACACGGGGATAGGCATGCCACCCGATAAGCTTAGAAATATCTTCCAGCCATTTGAGCAAATTGAAGATGTGATGAGAGCTAATCACGGCGGCGCAGGGCTTGGGCTAGCTATCTGCAAGGAACTGGTCACAAAACTAGGTGGTGACATAGCCGTTAGCTCTAAGCTTGGTGAAGGCAGCACCTTTGTGTTTGATATAGACCCAGGCGATATCTCATTACAGCCGAAAGTTGAACTCATTTTGGGGCAAATCGCGCCTGTTGAATCAGGACAAATAAATTTACAACTTAGCGGACGTGTACTCATTGTAGATGATTTGCGAGAAATACGCCGACTTACAGGGCACCTGGTTAGTCAGTCTCAAGCTGATATTAGTTTCGCTGAAAATGGTGTTAAAGCACTAGAAGCTGTACTTCAAGCCGATGAAAGTGACACGCCATTTGACTTGGTTCTGATGGATATACACATGCCGGTTATGAATGGCATTGAAGCATTGCATGCGCTACGACGCCACGGTCAAAAGCTACCCGTGGTTGCAGTTACAGCGGCTAGTCGCAAAGGACTTAGAGACTCTCTAATAGACGAAGGCTTTAATGATGTTATTGGCAAGCCTATCGATAAGCTCGCGTTAGCTAAGCTTTTAGGTAAGTACCTGTCAGGTAGCCATCCAGATACCTTTTCTAATGTAGAGAAGCATGTAAGTAACATGCCAATTAAAAAACCTTATGTGCCTGAAGATGTTCGCTTCACTGAGTGCTCTAAAGCGCCAATTAAATCGTCGCCATCAAGCAAAGAAGAAGTAAGCGATAAAGCGAAAAGTGTGCTTGTTATTGAAGACGACGAAGATGCTGCTGAGTTACTCCAACTCTTCCTAACTCACTTGGGAAATCAAGTTCACGTAGAATACTGCGGGGCTGATGCGCTGCAGTTAATTAACGATAAGCAGTTTGACCATGTATTGATGGACCTGACACTTCCAGATTATGACGGCTATGAATTGGCTGGGTTAATTAGAAAAGCGGTACCAGAGGCGACAATCACCATTGTCAGCGGTCATGAAGCTAATGAGGGCCGTATGAAATCAATAGGCATTGACAGTGCACTGTTAAAACCAGTGACAAAAGATGACCTCGCATCAGTATTAAAGTAA
- a CDS encoding DUF883 domain-containing protein, whose product MATQTSTRSHAGKSNGAAQTNGIKEPAHPVTDSLQATLHASVDKLADSAGIAEENIRKTAASSAENMSARKRLAEKKWHASKVRAYAIENPVATAGIAFAAGMLVTSLLRKK is encoded by the coding sequence ATGGCTACGCAAACTTCTACTCGCTCTCATGCAGGTAAATCAAACGGTGCAGCGCAGACAAATGGCATTAAAGAGCCTGCACATCCGGTGACAGATAGTCTACAAGCGACACTACATGCGTCGGTGGATAAATTAGCTGACAGCGCAGGTATCGCTGAAGAGAATATTCGCAAGACCGCAGCGTCTTCTGCAGAGAACATGTCTGCGCGAAAACGCCTTGCAGAGAAAAAATGGCATGCGTCTAAGGTCCGTGCATATGCGATTGAAAACCCAGTAGCAACTGCGGGTATTGCATTTGCCGCAGGTATGCTAGTAACGTCTCTACTACGCAAAAAATAG